The genomic region ctatacacgctaaaagtagtgattatttacatggagtctggtggagatatgctgctctatacacgctaaaagtagtaaAGATAGTCAAAGTGAGTTCACTCATCCATTCATCTATCGTTGCGTCATCCAGCACCTTGCTGTTCTCGCGTCGGACCAGCAGGGCGGCGCTCAGGCGGTGCGGGGCGCTCTCTGCAGCCTGACTCCACCCGTGCAGGTGCAGCAACTCGTACTGCAGCAGCACCACGGCAATCTTGTTGTAGCTCCGGATCACTTTAGTCATCTCTGGTCcctggcagacagacagacagacagaaaggagacagacaggcgggcagacagagagacagacaggcagacagacagacagagagacagacaggcagacagacagagagacagacagacggacaggcagacagacagacagacagacagacagacagacaggagggcagacagacagacagacagacagaaaggagacagacaggcgggcagacagagagacagacagacagacagacagacagacaggcgggcagacagacagacagacagacagacagacagacagaaaggagacagacaggcgggcagacagacagagagacagacaggcagacagacagacagacaggcagacagacagacagaaaggagacagacaggcgggcagacagagagacagacaggcagacagacagacaggcatgcAGG from Etheostoma cragini isolate CJK2018 unplaced genomic scaffold, CSU_Ecrag_1.0 ScbMSFa_2148, whole genome shotgun sequence harbors:
- the LOC117940297 gene encoding dynein heavy chain 5, axonemal-like; this encodes MLILKKKLDVLKGPEMTKVIRSYNKIAVVLLQYELLHLHGWSQAAESAPHRLSAALLVRRENSKVLDDATIDEWMSELTLTIFTTFSV